One Gemmatimonadales bacterium DNA segment encodes these proteins:
- a CDS encoding PadR family transcriptional regulator: MLTPEIKKGSAEFLILSLLEHEPRHGYELSKLIASRSQGVLTFHVASLYPLLYRMEARGWIGGRWVEKPGERRRRYYRITAAGRRALEAQREHWNAFVAAVTSIAGLGNA; the protein is encoded by the coding sequence ATGCTGACACCGGAGATCAAGAAGGGGAGCGCCGAGTTCCTGATCCTCTCGCTCCTCGAACATGAGCCGCGCCACGGTTATGAGCTGAGCAAGCTTATCGCCTCCCGATCTCAAGGTGTCCTGACCTTTCATGTCGCGTCGCTCTATCCGCTCCTCTACCGGATGGAAGCGCGCGGCTGGATCGGCGGGCGGTGGGTCGAGAAGCCCGGCGAGCGCCGCCGCCGGTACTACCGCATCACCGCCGCCGGTCGGCGTGCGCTCGAAGCGCAGCGCGAACACTGGAACGCCTTTGTCGCCGCGGTGACCAGCATCGCCGGTCTCGGCAATGCCTGA
- a CDS encoding ABC transporter permease, with amino-acid sequence MPDWRTMLRQRAPELGLAPQHEAELIDELAPHLDAEFDELARHVGPDEAERQLLARFDARSLRELGRTRRIALGAQARHSDMPPVTREWWRMNTRRRIVAFRALVVLMLAVGVGATTAIFSVVNGVLLKPLPFPHPEQLVLVGERSPQSPGVNKFMFLDTPSAILSWRQRADDFEGIAALQSASFTLAGQGDPRVLTGVRVTPNFFGVLQATPELGRFFVPADANDGTRPTVITDALWRSTFGADPGVIGRTVGAPGSAVRIIGVLPATFRIGGSELGMTTAGKPTEFFQTFEFGPTSGGDLTRAWSNFNFTAIGRLKPGVSITQASAQLDVIQGHLAVDAPDAAPGMMLQGQITPILDYATSASRQELWLLLGAVAAVLLIISVNLGGLWVTQVVDRRRDWAIRIALGAEPGRLARQVLSEGLFLGVIGGVLGVACAAAGIRSLLALAPQDIPRLDQVHVDWRVLLVGLLMSAVAGLLTALIPALRVGRGHPQESLKGASTATTAGVAGVRSRQGLIAIQATLTTLLIAVAGLLGVSLYRLMDRPAGFSTEHGVVARVVINSYDDTARDQIFQQLIPAIAAIPGVRAVGLTSHLPLEGETWIDGAGIPGKQYPRAQQPTVNVRFVGGDYFSAMQIPLIAGRNLGEADRPAGWPPKNDSVEATMHESVIISAAAARLIWPGRDPRTLVGEAIAFNGQSPTIVGVAADALDGTLTSAAPAVAYQPYWEYEPPSFSLVLRTTLPINEIAGPLRAAIWKLAPNAPISAIEPLGSLRSAATAPQRYQFTLLMIFAGLALMLAVIGTYALVAHSVAQRRKELAIRLALGAQAGTIRGLIARQAVAPVAIGALAGLVAAWVGGRVLQSLLYDVDAHNLAALGAAVGVVVLAAVLACIAPARRATRVDPNLALRAE; translated from the coding sequence ATGCCTGACTGGCGCACCATGCTGCGGCAGCGCGCACCGGAGCTCGGACTCGCCCCGCAGCATGAAGCGGAGTTGATCGATGAGCTGGCGCCGCACCTCGACGCGGAGTTCGACGAGCTCGCCCGCCACGTCGGTCCCGACGAGGCGGAGCGTCAACTGCTGGCGCGCTTCGACGCACGCTCGCTCCGCGAACTGGGGCGCACGCGTCGCATCGCGCTCGGAGCGCAGGCGCGGCACAGCGATATGCCACCTGTCACACGGGAGTGGTGGAGAATGAACACCCGCCGCCGGATTGTCGCATTTCGTGCGCTGGTGGTGCTGATGCTGGCGGTCGGCGTCGGCGCCACCACCGCAATCTTCTCGGTGGTGAACGGCGTGCTGCTCAAGCCGCTGCCGTTCCCGCACCCGGAGCAGCTCGTCCTCGTCGGCGAACGCTCGCCGCAGAGTCCGGGCGTCAACAAGTTCATGTTCCTCGACACGCCGTCGGCGATTCTCTCGTGGCGGCAACGCGCCGACGATTTCGAGGGAATTGCGGCGCTGCAGAGCGCCTCGTTCACCCTCGCCGGACAGGGTGACCCGCGGGTGCTCACCGGAGTCCGCGTGACGCCGAACTTCTTCGGCGTGTTGCAAGCGACCCCCGAGTTGGGACGATTCTTCGTCCCCGCCGACGCGAACGACGGTACACGGCCGACGGTCATCACCGATGCGCTCTGGCGATCGACCTTCGGCGCCGACCCCGGCGTGATCGGTCGCACGGTGGGCGCGCCGGGAAGTGCCGTGCGGATCATCGGCGTCCTCCCCGCCACGTTCCGCATCGGCGGCAGCGAGCTGGGGATGACCACCGCCGGCAAGCCGACCGAATTCTTCCAGACGTTTGAATTCGGGCCGACCTCTGGCGGCGATCTCACGCGTGCCTGGTCGAATTTCAACTTCACCGCGATCGGACGGCTGAAGCCGGGGGTGAGCATCACCCAGGCGTCGGCCCAACTCGACGTGATTCAGGGGCACCTCGCAGTCGATGCCCCCGACGCGGCGCCCGGAATGATGCTGCAGGGCCAGATCACTCCCATCCTCGACTACGCCACCAGCGCGTCGCGGCAGGAACTCTGGCTGCTCCTCGGCGCGGTCGCCGCCGTGCTGCTGATCATCAGCGTCAATCTGGGAGGATTGTGGGTCACCCAGGTGGTCGATCGGCGCCGCGACTGGGCGATCCGCATCGCACTTGGCGCCGAGCCTGGACGGCTCGCCCGTCAGGTCCTGAGCGAAGGGCTCTTCCTTGGCGTGATCGGCGGCGTGCTGGGCGTCGCGTGCGCCGCCGCCGGGATCAGGAGTCTTCTCGCGCTTGCGCCGCAGGATATCCCGAGACTCGATCAGGTCCACGTCGACTGGCGCGTGCTGCTGGTGGGATTGCTGATGTCGGCGGTGGCGGGATTGCTGACGGCGCTGATTCCGGCGCTGCGCGTCGGGCGTGGCCACCCGCAGGAATCGCTCAAGGGGGCGAGTACAGCGACCACCGCCGGAGTGGCGGGTGTGCGGTCGCGCCAGGGATTGATCGCCATCCAGGCGACACTCACGACGCTGCTGATCGCCGTCGCCGGACTGCTCGGCGTCTCCCTCTACAGGCTGATGGACCGGCCTGCGGGCTTTTCGACCGAACATGGCGTCGTCGCGCGAGTGGTGATCAACAGTTATGACGACACCGCACGTGACCAGATCTTCCAGCAACTGATCCCGGCCATTGCGGCGATCCCAGGTGTGCGCGCCGTCGGCCTTACATCGCATCTGCCGCTCGAAGGCGAGACGTGGATTGACGGCGCGGGAATTCCCGGCAAGCAGTATCCGCGCGCACAGCAACCGACCGTCAATGTCCGCTTCGTCGGCGGAGACTACTTCTCCGCCATGCAGATCCCGCTGATCGCCGGACGCAATCTCGGTGAGGCCGACCGGCCGGCGGGGTGGCCGCCGAAGAACGACTCTGTCGAAGCGACGATGCACGAGTCGGTGATCATCTCCGCAGCAGCCGCCCGCCTGATCTGGCCGGGGCGCGATCCGCGCACGCTGGTGGGAGAGGCGATTGCGTTCAATGGCCAGAGTCCGACCATCGTCGGCGTGGCGGCCGATGCGCTCGACGGTACGCTGACGTCGGCGGCGCCGGCGGTGGCCTACCAGCCGTACTGGGAGTACGAGCCGCCGTCATTCTCGCTGGTGCTGCGGACCACACTGCCGATTAACGAAATTGCGGGACCGCTCCGCGCGGCAATCTGGAAGCTGGCGCCTAACGCGCCGATCTCGGCGATCGAGCCGCTCGGATCGCTGCGATCGGCGGCCACTGCACCGCAGCGCTACCAGTTCACCCTGCTGATGATCTTCGCCGGGCTGGCACTGATGCTCGCCGTGATCGGGACGTACGCGCTCGTGGCGCACAGCGTGGCACAACGCCGGAAGGAACTGGCGATCCGGTTGGCGCTCGGTGCCCAGGCCGGAACAATTCGCGGACTGATCGCGCGGCAGGCGGTGGCACCGGTGGCGATCGGTGCGCTGGCAGGATTGGTTGCTGCGTGGGTTGGTGGCCGCGTGTTGCAGAGCTTGCTCTATGATGTCGACGCCCACAATCTCGCGGCGCTCGGCGCTGCCGTCGGAGTCGTCGTGCTGGCAGCGGTGCTCGCGTGTATTGCGCCGGCTCGCCGAGCGACGCGGGTCGACCCCAACCTCGCGCTGCGAGCGGAATAG